ACCACCAGTGCCTGAGGTCTGATCCTTTGtacagccagcagtgctgcctcacAGAGGTATGAAATGCTGCTCCTGAGGAGCTCTGGCCTAGCAACCTTCCCCTTGGCTTTGCCCTGTGCAAATCCAGCAGCTTTGACTTTGGTGTTTGCCAGAGAAGTGTGAGGAGACGTGCCTGGTTCCGCTGCTCAGCGTGGTACCCAGCAATGGCTCTGTGGCTGTCCTTGTGCCACAAGAAGGATGTCACTGATGGCTGGGTTGGGCTTGCCTGTGTCTCAGCTGATTGTGGATCTGGGTGAAGGTCTGGCCATTCCCTGTGGAGGAAAGTAGTATCCCAGGCACTTCTGTTGCTGGCGGCACAGGAAGCAGCTGTACACTGAGGCCAAGGTCTTACACCGCAGTGTTTCGCTGAGTTTGGTAGCTGAGGGGGGCATGGAAAGGGTCTGGAACACCATGTCTGTCCAAGGTCTCTGAGCTTATTCCTGTTCCTGAGAAAGCTGGAGGATGCCTCAGAGCATGCTCATAAGGAGGTGGCATCTAttgaggagagaggaagagcaTTACAGCGGATCAGAAATAACCTGGAGATTATCCCACCTCTTCTTAACAGAGCAGATGAAAAGACTCACAACCACCACCAGCCTGAAATTAAACCCCGGCagtcctccagcacagctggctgtAGGCTGGGAAACACCTGGAGATGAGAGCATCGATCTGGAACATGGCACAAACCTGCTGAGtgacacattttttccccccacactCTGTGCCAggttcctgctcttccctgttcCCCTTCAAAGACTTGGCAGAAGGCCAGAACAAACTTGACTTTTGTTGAGAGAGGGCTGtcatttgttttcccttgagTAAAGAAAATTTACTGGGATTTACACGAGTACCTACAAACCAGGTGTTGTACCCAGGCTTCAGCAAGTCTCACTGTGCACAGAAAGGAACCTCCAGGCTTTGTCACATTTAttttggcagagctgggctaGCTTTCTCCCCACAGTTGACTGGAAGTGGCATGGGTATATTGTGGGAGAGCTTCCAGTGCTGTTCTTCAACTACTTGTCTTTGGAGCTTTACTCTCCTGTGCCCTCGCTCCCCAGCTTTCctacaatcacagaatggcttgggttgcaagggaccttaaacatcatccagttccaacccctgaatgggcagggacaccttccactgtaTCAGGCTGGTACTTTTCAGGCAGGTGTCCTTAGCTAAAACTCCAAACACTTGAGTGGCAAGGGCTGACTATGCCAGGCTTTATGGTACAGCTTTAAGAGGTCAAAATCCAGGTAAATCAGTGACCTTTTAATGCTTTACTCAGGGTTTCAAACAGTTTTGCTCTTCTTTAGACAATGAGGTCTCTGAATGGGAGTGTCTCAGGGTGCTGCCACAGGATCTACTTGGCAGGATGCACTCACTTTTTCCTGTTCTATTGTGGGAGGGAAAATCTTAAATACTGTAACAAGCAAGCCTCTGCTTATAAATAAGCCATAAACACTTCAAGGTTTTAGCAAGGGGTCTCCCCAGAAGTGtcctgcagggagaaggaagcaAGAGCCCATGAAAGCCTTAGAGATCAAAAAATAACACTCCCAGCTAGACTTGTATGGAGCAGGTGATCTGAGGTGCCCGCCCTttctccctggggctctgccctgcctcctGATACAGGCATTTCTGCAAATGCACTGGGGGAGGGGAGATGGATCATTAACCAGCACAGATGTACACCAAAGGAGCCTCCTGACATACTTTGTGCTTTCCCAGAGGTAAAAGCTATCGCGGAAGGCAATCACAGAGCACAGAGTCCTCATCTACCACCAACTGCTGAAGCAAGACATAGATATGGACCACAGCGGTGACTGCCATGGGCTTCTGCCAGCCCCccactgcagggaggggagctCACCTCCTGGGATGGCTCTGCCCATAGCCCAAACCTGTCGACAATCATCTGATGGATTTCCCGCTGGCGATCCTTCTTTCGCACGCTCTCGTAGCTCGGCAGGcggggctgctcccaggatggCAGCTGGTACGTGCTGGGGGGTCCCACACAGAAGAGCTCGTCTCCCTAGAAATGCCCATCCCCAGAAAAGGGTCAGTGTTATGGTAGTTCATCATCTAGTGTTCTCATCACTAGAAGTTCATGTCCTGATGCAACCTAGAGTTAATTCAGGGTTCAAAATTGTAGGTACTTGTAGGCTCCTTTGAACACCCAGAGAGAATATCCACCCTCCCAGGAGGCAATTACACCATGACCTTCAGTGCAGGATCCCAAGCCCCCAGGATAAACCACTGGCACTTCATGCCCCAACATCTCAGGGCACTGTGGTGTCCACTGTGGTGTCCTCTGCAATATTCCTTCCCTCCACACGCCACCTATCCCCGGATTTTTTACATGCTGGCAGCACTTTCCAAAGTTGTGCGATAGCACCagaagaggctgcccagcacCTTTTACCCCAGGCAAACCCCATAACCAGTGTCTTTCCAAGTTCATGAGCACCTTTGCTGTCTttcccagccagctcccagcagggcccCTGCCATCACCTGCATGCCAGGGttctcagcactgctctccagccgTGAGGCTCCGTGCTGGGGTCCcaccagctgctggctgctgcgGAAGTAGGGCGGGGGGCGGTCCTGGAATGAGGAGGACATGAGCAAAGCCAAAATCCCTCACATctttcccagcagagagcagaactCAACCAGCTCTCATGGAACAGCAGCACCCTGACAAAGGAAGAACTGCTCCCTTTGCCCATGTGGGtcctgcagctctcactgctggcagcagcccctgcctgttTAGTAACACCAACAGTTCCAGGTCCTCCTCTCTGGCAGTGCAGGtctgctccaagggctggagccagctggagcagagcacagccagagcacagTCTGGGCCCCAGGGCAGGGTTTCACTGAAAATCAGCAGAACCAACTCTTTTTGGGGGACAACAGAAAACAACCCAGCTATTCTGCTGGTGTAGATAAGAGCTCCATCACATGCTCAGGGTTACAGAATTTATAAGCTCTTATCTACTGAGGCTGTCATTTCAGGATAATGCAGCAAGCAAATCTGCAGGGCAATAGCTGTGCTGTTCCCAACCTATCTCGCTCCAGTTAAACTGGATTCCCTGTCAAGGTGTTGAGCAACAGTGAGCAGAAATCCTGTTCACAGAGAACAGCCCCTCAAGCCAGAGGCAGGACTTGAGCCATGGCTGTACCTTGCTCTTGGAAAACCCCATCTCTGCCAGCAGAAAGCAACCCAGAGATTCCCAGGGCAaccagggatgcacagggaagACTACGAGGATTTACTTCTGCTCTTAATAACCAAGGAATTTGGTCCTACAGCGCAACTacagaagctgcaggaaaacGGCACCCAGCTGTTGGTTCAATAGCTGATGAGCAAAACCAGTGCAACTATTCCTGCCCAAAAGGTAACTCACATACTACaactgcttctctttttctgaaagaaatacattctATGTATGTTCCCTTTCCATGTGTAATTCTTTGCATCCATCCTTCTGCACTGTCCTTTGCTAAAGGCAAGATGCCTGCTTGAAGTTTCCACCTCAGAGCTCAGGGAGCATCCCAGACTGcctcagggagcagctccacagggcaagggagcacagcagcagggcccaCTCCCTACGTGTTCCATGGGCAGGCaacaggaggaagagagggaaaggagtGGAGACAATCAGACAAGGACACCATCAGTGCAACCTATTTTCACTGTGATTTCTGCTGGGGACTTCCCAGCTGGACTATTAGATTTGCCTTTCACAGCATTAGTCTCTCCACCCCTTGCTAGTGAGGCTGAATGTCCACTTTTCTCCCAGGGACTGCAaagccctgcagccctccccTCAAGAGCCATCCTTGCAGCTCTGGAAGCTGAGCTTTCCCCAGGCAGTCGCTGCCACAAAAGCAACGCTGGCTACACACGCTGCTCTTTTTCCATCAGCTTCCCTAGTTGAAAGCCAGCCCCAGGAAATTACAGATGCAAGTGAAAGGGCTTTGTGTctcactgctccttccccaggagctgtgcacaAGAGAGCCAGTTGTCAGGGATGCGGGTGGCTTTGTCTGCCTTTGCCCTCAGCTTtcagctcccttccctgctgagcCTCTTCCTATAAAGCACAACCCAACCCCACACATGACTGTGCAGGGGGAGGAGACCCTCCCTCCTGAGCCGTGTGGAGAGTCGGGAAGCCTTTTAGTGTGGAGCCTTGAAGATACAACCACaatggcacagccaggcaggactgggtgggtggatggatgAATTTCGTGCAGAGTGGGAGCAAGGAggtggcagagcccagctccgTTTGGAGGACCCAAGTCCATCAGCAatcccagccaggctgcaggacGGTAATCCAGCAGTGCAGCCCCACAGACCCAGCACAAGGGAACAGGAGCTCGGGGGACAGAGAGGGACTCgtgggcaggaggaagagagggaggacTCGGAGGACACTCACATACTGGCTGGGGGTCTGGAACAGGcggcaggagcagaggaactGGCAGCACATGGGGTCCCGGTGGTACAAGAGCAGCAGCACGATGAGGATCGCCACGATGAAGACGGAGGTGGACACCGCTGCCAAGAGACGGGAGAGGCGAGAGAACCGGTCGTTCGACGGGCCCCCGGGCCTCTTCCTGCCGCCCGCTCTCGCCGCGCGGCTGCCGCTTGGAGAAGCCCCTGAGAAGCCGATTCCACCTGCTGCCCGTCGCAAGAGCGGCAAAGCCGCTTTGTGCCCAACACCTCTCTCTCCCTACGAGACCGGGAACaacctgcagagccaggaggggctCTCCCCATCCCGACCCGCGGGGACCGGCACCCACCGTCTCTCGCCCGGGGCTCTCGGCTCCCTCAGCATCACCGGTTCGCCAGTGTTCCGGTCTCCCGGGAACCCGCGGAGTCCACCAGCACCGCCG
The sequence above is a segment of the Sylvia atricapilla isolate bSylAtr1 chromosome 18, bSylAtr1.pri, whole genome shotgun sequence genome. Coding sequences within it:
- the LOC136369241 gene encoding uncharacterized protein; this translates as MAQLADASGHTATTSASMDNNVLAIVIAATVSTSVFIVAILIVLLLLYHRDPMCCQFLCSCRLFQTPSQYDRPPPYFRSSQQLVGPQHGASRLESSAENPGMQGDELFCVGPPSTYQLPSWEQPRLPSYESVRKKDRQREIHQMIVDRFGLWAEPSQEMPPPYEHALRHPPAFSGTGISSETLDRHGVPDPFHAPLSYQTQRNTAV